One Cicer arietinum cultivar CDC Frontier isolate Library 1 chromosome 8, Cicar.CDCFrontier_v2.0, whole genome shotgun sequence DNA segment encodes these proteins:
- the LOC101491223 gene encoding probable metal-nicotianamine transporter YSL7, with protein MAQNENDDSVITENGFDEFGHKNDYDEQKKVEQNGSFVHKKEEEEAASVEKVFKHLLVPSWRNQLTIRAFVVSFFLSILFSFIVMKLNLTTGIIPSLNVSAGLLGFFFVKTWTKFLEKSDMLKQPFTRQENTVIQTCVVASSGIAFSGGFGSYLFGMSEHVAKQSSDTSDFKDPKLVWIIAFLFVVSFLGLFSVVPLRKIMVIDFKLTYPSGTATAHLINSFHTPQGAKLAKKQVKVLGKFFSLSFLWGFFQWFYTASDGCGFQAFPSLGLKAYDNRFYFDFSTLYIGVGMICPYIINISVLLGGILSWGVMWPLIETREGHWYKAGLGDASLEGIQGYRVFIAIAMILGDGLYNFLKVLSHTLWGLYNQIRNKRRDNVLPVGADQDSSSSSPELSYDDQRRKQLFLKDQIPTWFAVGGYVAIAAISTATLPHIFPQLKWYYILVIYLIAPTLAFCNAYGCGLTDWSLASTYGKLAIFTIGAWAGASHGGVLASLAACGVMMNIVSTASDLMQDFKTGYLTLASPRSMFVSQIIGTTMGCVISPCVFWIFYKAFPDLGTRKSQYPAPYAIVYRNMAILGVQGFGSLPDNCLLLCYIFFGAAIVVNLTKDLIGKVGRFIPLPMAMAIPFYLGPYFAIDMCVGSLILFIWEKINKAKADAFAPAVASGLICGDGIWTLPASILALFGVKPPICMKFLSRATNSRVDTFLGN; from the exons ATGgcacaaaatgagaatgatgaTAGTGTAATTACTGAAAATGGTTTTGATGAATTTGGTCACAAAAATGATTATGATGAACAAAAAAAAGTTGAGCAAAATGGTAGTTTTGTTcataagaaagaagaagaagaagctgcTTCAGTTGAGAAAGTGTTTAAGCACTTATTGGTTCCATCATGGAGGAATCAATTAACTATAAGAGCTTTTGTGGTTAGTTTTTTTCTTAGTATATTGTTCAGTTTCATTGTGATGAAACTTAACCTCACAACTGGGATTATACCTTCACTCAATGTATCTGCTGGTCTTTTGGGTTTCTTCTTTGTGAAAACTTGGACTAAGTTTTTGGAGAAATCTGATATGTTGAAACAACCTTTTACAAGACAAGAGAATACTGTTATTCAGACTTGTGTTGTTGCTTCCTCTGGCATAGCCTTCAGTG GAGGATTTGGGAGTTACCTCTTTGGAATGAGTGAACATGTTGCAAAGCAATCCTCAGACACTAGTGATTTTAAAGACCCCAAATTGGTTTGGATAATTGCTTTTCTGTTTGTTGTTAGCTTTTTGGGGCTCTTCTCTGTTGTACCTCTTCGAAAG ATTATGGTTATTGACTTCAAATTGACATATCCAAGTGGTACTGCAACTGCTCATCTCATCAACAGCTTCCACACTCCTCAAGGAGCCAAATTAGCAAA GAAGCAAGTGAAAGTGTTGGGAAAATTCTTCAGTTTGAGTTTCTTATGGGGTTTCTTTCAATGGTTCTATACAGCTTCTGATGGATGTGGATTTCAAGCCTTCCCTTCACTAGGGCTCAAAGCATATGACAACAG gttttattttgatttttcaacACTCTATATTGGTGTGGGAATGATTTGTccatatatcataaatatatcAGTGCTCCTTGGAGGAATTCTTTCTTGGGGAGTAATGTGGCCTCTCATAGAAACCAGAGAGGGTCATTGGTACAAAGCAGGCCTTGGTGATGCCAGCCTTGAAGGCATCCAAGGTTATAGG GTATTTATAGCCATAGCAATGATCCTTGGAGATGGTTTATACAACTTTCTTAAGGTGCTAAGTCATACCTTATGGGGTTTGTATAATCAAATCCGGAACAAACGAAGAGATAATGTTCTACCTGTTGGTGCCGATCAAGATTCTTCTTCTTCGAGTCCCGAGCTATCTTACGACGATCAGCGCCGGAAGCAACTCTTTCTTAAAGATCAGATTCCTACATGGTTTGCAGTTGGAGGATATGTAGCTATTGCTGCAATTTCTACAGCTACTTTGCCACACATTTTCCCTCAACTAAAATGGTATTACATACTTGTTATATACCTAATTGCTCCAACCTTAGCATTTTGCAATGCTTATGGTTGTGGACTAACAGATTGGTCCCTAGCATCAACCTATGGTAAACTCGCCATTTTCACAATAGGAGCATGGGCCGGTGCATCGCACGGTGGAGTTTTAGCTAGTCTAGCAGCCTGTGGAGTCATGATGAACATTGTTTCCACGGCTTCCGATCTTATGCAGGATTTCAAGACCGGTTACCTTACCCTGGCTTCGCCGCGCTCCATGTTCGTGAGCCAAATAATCGGAACAACAATGGGATGTGTGATTTCTCCTTGTGTCTTTTGGATCTTCTACAAAGCTTTTCCCGATTTAGGGACACGTAAAAGTCAATATCCGGCCCCATATGCAATCGTTTACCGCAACATGGCGATACTTGGAGTACAAGGCTTCGGTTCGTTACCAGATAATTGCCTTTTGCTTTGTTATATATTCTTTGGTGCTGCTATTGTGGTAAACTTGACTAAAGATTTGATTGGTAAGGTAGGAAGGTTCATACCACTTCCAATGGCTATGGCAATACCTTTCTATTTAGGACCTTACTTTGCTATTGACATGTGTGTTGGAAGTTTGATATTGTTTATTTGGGAAAAGATCAATAAGGCAAAGGCTGATGCTTTTGCACCTGCTGTTGCTTCTGGTTTGATATGTGGTGATGGAATATGGA